The Culex quinquefasciatus strain JHB chromosome 2, VPISU_Cqui_1.0_pri_paternal, whole genome shotgun sequence genome contains the following window.
ttaaaaaatacatttttaagggtgcacggcaacgaaggaagttgttgtcttcttataaattactttgtggacagtactttagggcaggggtgaccaaagtgtggtccgcggacccattttgaatgatcatgtaattTGGCCCGTTGACGATTTATAAAGTGAGTTatagtttttcaaaatgaaaattaattttgaacggTTTTTTCccctaatataaaaataaagatttatcCATATTTTATTCTCCATTTTACGACAcaattattttgttcaaaaatctttctaattgaaacaattgcacacatttcaatgtgagtgaaactagtaaatatcgtcaaaattttcatcaaacatttttggaaatgtttatgaaactttcaaatttgtctTCGGTAGAAAACTGTAATTAAAGCAAACTtgaaggccgttgcaaatatttttttaagtttatgtcccccggctctgaccaaaatgggcgaaaacataaaaaaatatgaaaatttaaataacaggccatggtctcaacatatgaatgaaaaaagtgcttcaaagtgcattttacacatgcccagttgttttgcaatcattagttttaaaaatatccaagtattggaGAGATTTTTttggccgaaaaaaaaaactttttgcggtgctgtacattggaattccacaaaaactgaaaatatttgttatcgattttttttttgagctgaatttttttttggtcaaatcttattatttatgaaaataatgtttgGAAATCAGCTGTACTGGGTATATaatattttctaacatttttttatctgaaattcCCCTTGATGGCCAGAGCAACGATTTTTCATGAGTTACACCTTATTTAAAGATAGATTTACGCCGTCGCATAAACTGTTCAGATTTCATGTAATCATcttcaaacaaaataaacatcaaaatttatatgaaaacacaagttaattcaacaaaatactCTTTTTTACAATACCAGTAAAATttctattataaaaaaaactatctatTTAACATTTATTAATAGAAATACGTCTAAAATACAATAacgtattttaattttaatattatattttgtGCAAATATGGCACGgctttcaaaaactttgagcacccctgctttaggggatgaataaaaaaatatttcgatagtaataGGCAAATAGGATTTTGTAACAAAACGGGTCAACTTTACTggcatttcagggcatgatcccctaggtgtactgagcccgaatcccaaatatgagcttcatTGGTTGCGCAttgactttgaattttaaatgggatttaacccgtaacaTCGGGCTGCTCCTAAAATGcttaaatggggtcgcagaactcgatttTGATGACtaaagtaaggccgttgcaaatatttttcaaattttatgtcgcACCGTTAATTTTTGACACTGTccgtgtttttagtttttacttaAATTCTCAATATCGAATAGACAATCGAGAAAGAGAaggatcagtttacagaacgatgcaaaatgaagacacgatttaaaatatttttccgatTCCCAGTTATAGAAGAGAATCATGTCAATGTCCAGcaaagaaaatcaaataaatggCAAACTCTCCTTTGAATATTCCGTgaggaagaaataaaaatataaccGGAGAgcctttttaaaacaaatgaaatccaAGAAACCATCGAGGAAGGGATTCATCGGGGTAAAAAGAATATCGAGGAAAGAAGAgcatcgaagtatgcagttagAAGGGACTGAAGAAACCATCGAAGATCAACAactagagagtcgactgtagataCTACATAAATGGTTCAAATTAATCAACTCACCTGATGATGATTTTGTTGATCCTCATCTCCGCGGATTTTTCCGGTTTACGGTTTCTTCAACGTCGTCGTCAGGTCCTTCAGGGTTGAGAAAGATTTTGATCTTAGCAGGATTTGGTAGTTGGCGTTGGCCTAACACATTTTTAGTACGAGTAAATTATGCTTCTGATATTGGAAAAGCCTTGTTAACAAGTTTTACAAGTCCTTAAGGGATATTTCTCAACTGAACAACAATAAACAGTACAGCCGttaatttgcaaaattaaaatttgtattaaaaGTACCTTAACGCTAgtggtttttgtatttttgttggttttcaTTTAGGAAAAAAGGCACAAACACACGTCCTTTGACGGCTGCTCTTTCATTCTTATGTTTTTGGCTGAGACAATCGCGGACAGCTTAAAATTAACGAGTAAAAATCTGTACAAAAAGTGTGTTGGATTTTCGACGCCTTTCTTCTGTTTCGGTTTGCTTTCTTTTTGTTGCGATTTTCTGTGTTCTGTGGTATTTTGCTGATATTTTCGTAGAGCAAGAATTTCCCTaatctctcacacacacacacatacacgaaCTTAGCCGGCTAAAACGGAGAGGAGGTGGACAACGGACAAAACGGGGGCTTtgagcggcggcggcggtggaatGTTCCAGATTCCGGATGCAGTCGACTATTTCGTGATGGGTCGTCGGAACAGCAGGATGTGAGGTTCGGGCTGGTGGATCATGTAGTGGATCCAACCCCGGGACTGCTGTACTCCGATCGATCGCCATTCCGTTTCCGTCATTAGGTGGGTCTTTGGCACTAGTTTTGCGATATCCTTTGGCAGGACGACGTGTCTGGAGAGAGGCAAGGAGGGAAAAACCGGTTAATATTCAAGGACGCCATTTGAACCCCGTTGAACTGCTTACCTGTACTCGTACTCGTCGTCGAAATATTTATCCGAATAATAAATGTCCTTTACACTCATGGCGGGGAAGGTTTAATTCACACTGCAAATAACGAATATCCGCGTTCCAAATAGAAATAAAACAGCTGTTGGACAAAAAATCACTGTTGCTGCCGCTGGGCCTGTtgcttgctttgtttttttgaaaggaTCCTTTTCGCGGTGGCGGTTAAAAATCGAGAGCGCACATTTCAAAAAAGCGTAATCGTAAATGTCATCAGGTAGTATGTCTCGCTCACACAGCGTATCAACGGCCACTGGAGTGAGCGAGATGTttgatttaaaacaatgttcagCCCGGGTCACACGGTTTCCGGATTTGACATAAAAAGATGTTTGCCATAAACAGATGTTTGGCATAACGACgggggacgtttggcataaatGTGACATCTTTGCACGCTCAACAAAATGAATCTtttcagaagttttttttaaaaaggtccaatccAGATTGTTAAGCGAAAAttgcgttcgaatggtgaacgcccgaaatgtcaaaatcatgcagtggtaccaacattgcgaaaaaagtgtgccatggcatgaccaccacattttttttctaatgttggtgccaCATGCATGCGTGATTATGACAGTTCGGACGTTCACcaatcgaacgccatcttcgtttaaaaacctggatacaaaaaaatctcttcttttttttagctttttgaaACCTTATTGAgtcagaaatattcaaaaacacccaaaaagaaaaattatttcaattaggtcgaagatctttaaaaaaaaagaaaaaaaaatgtgggttAAATCCATGCATTAATAAATGGATTAATTATTCTTAgaaattatttatgattttttccatgatttttgtatttttaatttttatatttttgtatttttgtatttttgtattttttttatcgcaCCATATTTGTGTTTATTGCATTGTTTCACTTTTTGTAACtttgatttaattatttttaaacttaagccttttttcatgtatcattttcaTACTAGTTATAAGGCTAgtctgcagatcggaaggaaaggggtcaagaaacagctttgcgaacagcagaacaaaggacaGGGagtgatttcttggggcttttcttcaccctctctgacttgcttgcgctgccgctgctgcccatttgattttttttcttgaccggttccttccgaagtgcgaaTACCGCTTTAAAgtttatactgcccatgttcgcataaatgtacAATATgcaaaaaacagcaagctgagaaaaacgcatttgaagttagtcccacacataaggctttCTGGTcggaaatttaccaacacattcaaagtatgtttacatgacagctggacgtttgtttgcatcaggtttcctatctctctctagcaaaaattttttgtcaggcgtcttctagctgtttttttgactgactgcccgatatgtcagccaacatacttcgcagggctgtgacagctacagctcgatcattgtttgcatcaggacactgtgacgaggagttcgtcatttttgagttaaattatatttttttcactgggcctagaaagcctgggtttcctcctgatttctagaacaaagtactggatgttgtaggtttttcagaaagaacatacgattttgaaccaaactgcatcaataactaaaaagcgatgaaaattcatacgggacatttatgcgatcagggcaCGGATCAGGgccagtatatttttttcaattagttttctttagaattattatttttttaatcatttttaaaattgtatttttttttgtattttcgtcttaaaaactgtttttcagttttttcattcgatttttagtatttgtttttttggtttgttttttgtCATTCTATACATTATCAAAGTTTGAAGCTGTTTGAAATCTGtctcaaatctgacagattCCTAATTTATTCATTTCTTAGCTCGTTCTGAGTGAAAGCAATACATTAATCTGTGAAAcggaataaaaactaaattttgtttcCAGATTAAATTTTCCAAAGGTCCTGAATAGGAACTCATGACTCAtaagttgttttaaaaatttactctagGTTTGTGAATCAAAATtacattgataaaattgatttgttttggtACAAAATTCAACCTGACGTTCACGCAATACATACACGCGTAGAATAactcaatagagttatctacgtgcgcatgtattgcgtgtatacgtacacgaaaaagattgaggttaaattttgtactggccagcaaaacaaatggcgtgctagtgtgcgtgagagtgGGTTTAGATTTGGtttagataactctatcgaggaattaaaagtgagagtgtatgcaacatggagttaaactttctgtgcagttgctgtgaaggttcccatagagttatctacgaggttatctacgtgcgcatgtattgcgtgtacgtacacgaaaaagattgaggttaaatttggtacccgccagcaaaacaaatggggtgctagtgtacgtgagctcgggcttagataactctatagagcatTCTACATGCGTaagtattgcgtgtacgtacacgaaaataaagtgagattaaattttgtcagccagcaaaatcaaatggtgcgctactctcactattaatttctcgttagagctttatgacgcttcacgtacgcacactagcggaCCGTTCGATATttctggccggacaaaatttaacctcactttcttttgtgtacgtacacgccaTACACGAGGCCATACAAGCGCACGTTGATAACTCTATTTACCCAAAAATGAGGTGACTTTACTAAGCGTGCCAAACCGTTCCGTTACGTCAAACACGCCCCTCGCGGTCTGCTGCTTCTGCCTTATGGCAAACGTCGCTTTATGCCATCCTGTCAACCCActccccgtcgtcgtcgtcttcttcgGCCATCGTGGCACCCGTTCGGTCTCTTTCGCCTCTGTGCACGCAAACGGCGTGCAGCGTTGATTTTCGGTGCCGAGCTGAAATCCTAGCAGAAAGCCTGCAAAATGGTGAGTTTCGGGCCCCGAACCGGTCGGAATCGACGCCGGAGGGCGGTGGGCGTGCGAGCGTGGTGGAGTTTGGCCGGAAGCGGCCGCCGGCTGGAATCGACGGCGGAATTTGTTCCCTGACGGAATTTGCCTCGTTGTCTCGTGCGGAGCAGAAAATGTCGGACGATTCGAGgcggtgcgtgtgtgtgtgtgagagtggGAGAGAACGAGAGCGGTTAGTTGTCTCTTTCTTTTTCCGGCCACAGACGTCGGAGTCGGAGAGGAAGACAGACGTTGCAGTTCTTTGGCAGAGCTCGAGCTCGGCGTGtcagtgtgtgcgtgtgtttgtcGTCGAGTCGAAGTAGGCAGCGAGTCAGCCtcaaaaaagagaagaaaaaaacacgttttttaatCGCCGCCGTGCAGGTTATTCTGCAGAGAAAGTTGCAAGAAAGTGCGAAAGTTTAACGTGGTTCGACTGCTGAAAGACGACGCAAAATGGTACGCGGTTAATTTTGGGATTGCAATTTGTTGAAAAACAGCGAAATGACGTCTTTGAGGCGTGAAGGGCTGATTGTGAAATTATTCACGAGGAAGAAGAGGGTGTGATTCCGGCGTGGGGGAAAGGAAATCATGACGCAGCAGGCTCCTCCGTCTCGGATGACGTGTGAAGGGACAGCCTGCTGTGGTTTTGTTGTTCCAAGACTTGTGAAAATAATTATTCAACAGGAATCGATTCCAGCAGAGCAGACATCAagatgaaattgatttttccacAATCGCCGCCGCCCCCGCACCCCACCTCAAACCCGCAAGCAAAAATGCACTTTCCAGGCGCACGTTTATTGATTTTCcccttttttctctctctctccccgCCCCATAACCTAGGTTAACTTTACCGTCGACGAAATCCGTGCCATGATGGACAAGAAGCGGAACATCCGCAACATGTCCGTCATCGCGCACGTCGACCACGGCAAGTCGACGCTGACCGATTCGCTCGTGTCCAAGGCCGGTATCATCGCCGGTGCCAAGGCCGGTGAGACCCGCTTCACCGACACCCGCAAGGACGAGCAGGAGCGCTGCATCACCATCAAGTCGACGTAAGTCATCCTCTAGAAAGTGGGTCTTTCTGACGTTCATTCGTCAGTGGGgacaatgaataaaaaaatgcacttttaatGTCGGGGTGGGTGTTGTGCATTCGCAAACCTGCGTCAGCGAGCCAGAGGTGAATGTAATGTGGTTGATGGGAGAAGAAAAAAGAGTACGATAATCACTATCTTCTACCTATTCGCAATAGTTCACGTTTGCGCCAGCTTCCAGCAATGTGTGCAACGTGGAACTGATTGGAATTTCTTAGTTCAAGCTGCGATGATTAACGGGAAGAAAATGTTGATCTGAATTTTTCCTTTTCTAAATGTTTGAAACGaagattttaataattttatgcaaattgctaaatcaattaataaaagtcaaagtagttatacCGTAACATAATCGGAATGGCGTTGAATTATGTTGTTCATGTTAGTCACGTTAGACGTTCTTTCAAATTGTGTGCGTTCTAGGTACTTGAAGTTCTCATTCGGGTTAGGGAAGCGCATTTATAAATTGCTTTTTATTCCTTTCATAAGTTAAGGATTTCATAGCACAAAAAGCCCCTCATAATAAACAGTTCGCGTGAATTATTGAATTGTCGTGAACGTTTTAAACCTctgctgcccaaattttttcgttcgataatttttattttttcccattttaaagaggtcattttaagcaacttttgttttaggaaaaaattacttctcttcttatgtttttttttttatttttaatctttttatttgcaTCTATCTTGTTTAGCTATATTTGTTTCTGTTAGTATGAAAGTAATCTTTACATTTTGCTCAAAAATGCTCAGTggcaatacaaaaattactgcacacttatttttacatatgacaaagaaaatatttctaaaaaacacagccatagTTGACCCTAGAAAAATCACATTCCCTCccttattttcttaaatttttaaagttcttttttccagtgttttttttttcaagattaaaaattggctgaaaaatTGACTTGGGcgaattttttgatcggttgcaaacaagttttttcttttaatttctgtcCGTctcaaagttttgtttttgaaacgaaATTTTACGCGCTAAATACAAATTGAAGTCTTGTTTATTTGTTATAGCTGCCGTAGCTTAAAGTCAATGGATTGATTTTGACTAAAAAATTTGCCCTTGAATCATGCTAActtacaaacaaaaattaaaataatggtcAGGAAACTTGTGCCTCGTTTTTCTCCACTTGACAAGGTTGACTTTTagggagattttcccttatcctatTTAAAAAGTGGATCATCTACACTTCCCGTCTCCCAAATTCCTTTCCTTATCCTTGGTGCGCGGTGGAGGTGAGAgcggttctattcccaattatcaattCTGAAGCAACATTCGAAAAGCGCGaaaaagcattttgacagctgaaactattttgcaaattcaaagaaaacagataaatttttcacaaaatttaaaattgttaagtTGGCCTTCACAGCTACATACCtttcaaaattccttgaaaatcaTAACATCACATAGCGAAGTCCAGTCCGCAATCATCTTGAGGGGTTTGGGCACATGcctaaaccacgtggcctttaagtttagattttttttcccttTGGATTATTTAATAGGACGAAAGGCCTTTGAGTCCTCCAAAGCGTCCTGgaataccgtcatctggggcgaatcgggacagcagtttttgcAATGTTGCCACCTAatatttagcttttttgaaGTAGTTTCGGTTAGACCagattcagagcaacaaaatgtgttcattcattcccaaatttgaagctttaaagtgctttaaaacgtgctgtccctattcggactgtagtcccgattcgccccagttgacggtatagAAGTCTACCGTCGAATATAAACCCTAATGGCGAACTTGGTAGAATCATgaagactccaagatctgtatttcaAGCTGCTCAAAGTGATTCCAAAGAGTCTGAAAAACTTCACTGAATATGTACCTTCATCGAAATCTACTTGAAATCATGTTGTTGCGGCAGTAGACTCAAAGATCTGTAATCCATGGTACTTTGATAAACCGTAACCCATAACATCTTAGAATTGGTCAAAAAAAGAGATCATAGTGACGCTGGAACATAACTGAATATGAACCTTTATCGAAATCTTGATAAACTCAAAGATCTGTGTAATTTTGACAACCTAGAATATCTCAATTCTCGACAAAATGCTACGCCATGTGGCCCCTGGGAGCATTTCGTTGTACTGAAACCAAACTTAGTTTTAGTCGTACCCTTTAAAAATGCCAAAGTTTATAAATTTCATTCCTTTCCCCTCTCCCCCACAAAACAGCGCCATCTCGATGTACTTCGAGCTGGAGGACCGCGATCTGGTGTTCATCACCAACCCGGACCAGCGCGACAAGGACTGCAAGGGTTTCCTGATCAACCTGATCGACTCGCCCGGACACGTGGACTTTTCGTCCGAGGTGACGGCCGCGCTGCGCGTCACTGACGGTGCCCTCGTCGTCGTGGACTGCGTGTCCGGTGTGTGCGTGCAGACCGAGACCGTGCTGCGTCAGGCCATCGCCGAGCGTATCAAGCCGGTGCTGTTCATGAACAAGATGGACCGCGCCCTGCTGGAGCTGCAGCTGGAGGCCGAGGATCTGTACCAGACGTTCCAGCGTATCGTGGAGAACGTGAACGTCATCATCGCCACGTACAACGACGACGGTGGCCCGATGGGAGAGGTGCGCGTCGACCCGAGCAAGGGTTCCGTCGGTTTCGGTTCCGGTCTGCACGGATGGGCCTTCACGCTGAAGCAGTTCGCCGAGATGTACGCCGCCATGTTCAAGATCGATGTCGTCAAGCTGATGAACCGCCTGTGGGGAGAGAACTTCTTCAACCCCAAGACCAAGAAGTGGGCCAAGGTCAAGGATGACGACAACAAGCGTTCGTTCGTGATGTACGTGCTGGACCCGATCTACAAGGTGTTCGACGCCATCATGGGCTACAAGGCCGACGAGATCCCGAAGCTGCTGGAGAAGTTGAAGGTGGTGCTGAAGCACGAGGACAAGGACAAGGACGGCAAGAACCTGCTGAAGGTTGTGATGCGTACCTGGCTGCCGGCCGGAGAAGCTCTGCTTCAGATGATTGCCATCCATCTGCCGTCGCCGGTGGTTGCCCAGAAGTACCGTATGGAGATGTTGTACGAGGGACCGCATGACGATGAGGCCGCCGTTGCCGTCAAGAACTGCGACCCGGAGGGTCCGCTCATGATGTACGTGTCCAAGATGGTGCCGACCACCGACAAGGGCCGTTTCTACGCCTTCGGACGTGTGTTCTCCGGAAAGGTCGCCACTGGCCAGAAGGCCCGTATCATGGGACCGAACTACACCCCCGGCAAGCGTGAGGATCTGTACGAGAAGTCGATCCAGCGTACCATTCTGATGATGGGCCGTTACGTCGAGGCCATCGAGGATGTGCCGTGCGGTAACATTTGCGGTCTGGTCGGTGTCGATCAGTTCCTGGTCAAGACCGGTACCATCTCGACCTTCAAGGATGCCCACAACATGAAGGTGATGAAGTTCTCCGTGTCACCTGTGGTGCGCGTCGCCGTCGAGCCCAAGAACCCGGCCGATCTGCCCAAGCTGGTCGAAGGTCTGAAGCGTCTGGCCAAGTCCGATCCTATGGTGCAGTGTATCATCGAGGAGTCCGGCGAGCACATCATTGCCGGTGCCGGTGAGTTGCATCTGGAAATCTGTCTGAAGGATCTGGAGGAGGACCACGCCTGTATCCCGCTGAAGAAGTCCGACCCCGTCGTGTCGTACCGTGAGACCGTCTCGGACGAGTCCGACCAGATGTGTCTGTCCAAGTCGCCGAACAAGCACAACCGTCTGTTCATGAAGGCCGTCCCGATGCCCGATGGACTCGCCGAGGACATTGACAACGGTGACGTGAACTCGCGTGACGACTTCAAGGTGCGTGCCCGTTACCTGGCCGAGAAGTACGACTACGACGTGACTGAGGCGCGTAAGATCTGGTGCTTCGGCCCGGACGGAACCGGCCCGAACATCGTCGTCGACTGCACCAAGGGTGTGCAGTACCTGAACGAAATCAAGGACTCGGTCGTCGCTGGCTTCCAGTGGGCCTCGAAGGAAGGTGTGCTGGCTGAGGAGAACATGCGCGGTGAGTTTGGGACTGTGTCGATGGGAGGGTTTGAAATCTTTATGATGATCTTCTTTGTTCcacgaaaaacaaatttgatggaTAAACAAATTTCAAGCTCAACAGGTCTGACGTTTCTTTGAAACCTGGATGTTGGACCTGCTCGAAATCGTATACTAATCTGGTTCTTCTCTTTCCCCCCTCAGCTGTCCGCTTCAACATCTACGACGTGACGCTGCACGCTGACGCCATCCATCGCGGTGGTGGCCAGATCATTCCGACCGCGCGTCGCGTCCTGTACGCGTCGTACATCACGGCCGCTCCGCGCATCATGGAGCCCGTGTACCTGTGCGAGATCCAGTGCCCGGAGGTCGCCGTCGGCGGTATCTACGGTGTGCTCAATCGTCGCCGTGGCCACGTCTTCGAGGAGGCCCAGGTCGCCGGTACGCCCATGTTCGTCGTGAAGGCCTACCTGCCCGTCAACGAGTCGTTCGGCTTCACCGCCGATCTGAGGTGAGTTTCTTGGTGTTGATTGGTTTCAGATTTTGGGGTGGCAAATTTTCCTATCTATCCGGCGAGCTGCTCGATGATCGCTGGTCAATTTAAGTTTGCCAGAGtaaaatttgttcgaaaaacattgttttttcttCCTTCCTTAGAATTTACAATACCTGTCTTACAAGACAAACGCTCTTTTAAAAGTGTAACTTAGTCAAAAATTTCTGACAATCGCGTACTAAACTCAACCTCCTTCTTCCCCACAGATCCAACACCGGCGGACAGGCGTTCCCGCAGTGCGTGTTCGATCACTGGCAGATCTTCCCCGGAGACCCAGCCGAGCCCGGCACCAAGCCGTACGTCATCGTGCAGGACATCCGCAAGCGTAAGGGCATGAAGGAAGGCATCCCGGATCTGTCACAATACCTGGACAAGTTGTAAATCATTCTTTATTGTAACACCCTTCTTAcaattcaacaacaacaacaacaaaacaacctAGCAGAATATGGAAGGCAGGAGTGTGTGTCCAGAGCTACAACAATTAATATAAAGAGAATAATTTATACATGTTTACAAAAGTGACAAATCCGGGCGCGCGCCTCCTCGTGCGTGCCTTTGCATCCACTCAGAGCAGAACTACAAATCCCTTCACCACCACCAAAACCCACGCTTTTCGCGCCGCGCTTTTTCCCTTCGATCAACAATCTCCGGCTCGTGCCGGGGGCTCCATCGTGCTCGtgctgaagaaaaaaacaacagaaCAAGTAGAAGAAGACAACAAGAGAACGTCAGTGTGTGGCAGAACGTAAAGCGTAAAATCAAAGCAAGAGAGAATATAGAAGATGCGACATCTTGTTGAGCAAAAAACGCCAAACTAACTGGCGCAGAAACGCAAACGAGTGTAGTTTTACTTACCACACAAAATGGGCGCGCATTGTAATCGATCaatctttcgttttttttacgcAACACGTAATTTAATCATGGTTTCTTTTCTCTATTTCCATTCATTACCGGTTTATTATAGTTTCCAAAAACTTGATTGCTATTATTTTGCACTACGaagtaaatttggaaatttatatAACACACTCTATACAAATAAcgtttatt
Protein-coding sequences here:
- the LOC6048269 gene encoding cyclin-dependent kinases regulatory subunit; its protein translation is MSVKDIYYSDKYFDDEYEYRHVVLPKDIAKLVPKTHLMTETEWRSIGVQQSRGWIHYMIHQPEPHILLFRRPITK
- the LOC6032148 gene encoding eukaryotic translation elongation factor 2 isoform X1 — its product is MVNFTVDEIRAMMDKKRNIRNMSVIAHVDHGKSTLTDSLVSKAGIIAGAKAGETRFTDTRKDEQERCITIKSTAISMYFELEDRDLVFITNPDQRDKDCKGFLINLIDSPGHVDFSSEVTAALRVTDGALVVVDCVSGVCVQTETVLRQAIAERIKPVLFMNKMDRALLELQLEAEDLYQTFQRIVENVNVIIATYNDDGGPMGEVRVDPSKGSVGFGSGLHGWAFTLKQFAEMYAAMFKIDVVKLMNRLWGENFFNPKTKKWAKVKDDDNKRSFVMYVLDPIYKVFDAIMGYKADEIPKLLEKLKVVLKHEDKDKDGKNLLKVVMRTWLPAGEALLQMIAIHLPSPVVAQKYRMEMLYEGPHDDEAAVAVKNCDPEGPLMMYVSKMVPTTDKGRFYAFGRVFSGKVATGQKARIMGPNYTPGKREDLYEKSIQRTILMMGRYVEAIEDVPCGNICGLVGVDQFLVKTGTISTFKDAHNMKVMKFSVSPVVRVAVEPKNPADLPKLVEGLKRLAKSDPMVQCIIEESGEHIIAGAGELHLEICLKDLEEDHACIPLKKSDPVVSYRETVSDESDQMCLSKSPNKHNRLFMKAVPMPDGLAEDIDNGDVNSRDDFKVRARYLAEKYDYDVTEARKIWCFGPDGTGPNIVVDCTKGVQYLNEIKDSVVAGFQWASKEGVLAEENMRAVRFNIYDVTLHADAIHRGGGQIIPTARRVLYASYITAAPRIMEPVYLCEIQCPEVAVGGIYGVLNRRRGHVFEEAQVAGTPMFVVKAYLPVNESFGFTADLRSNTGGQAFPQCVFDHWQIFPGDPAEPGTKPYVIVQDIRKRKGMKEGIPDLSQYLDKL